The sequence below is a genomic window from Pseudorca crassidens isolate mPseCra1 chromosome 20, mPseCra1.hap1, whole genome shotgun sequence.
cacagagaggtgaaggcaTTTGCTTCCACCGTTTCTTGGCGAACACAGTTCCTTGGATGAAAAGGTTCCATCCTTCCCCCATTGCTCTGAAATGCTGTATCACATACTAGATACCTCTTTACCCTTAGGCCTGGTTTCGTACCTTTTTCTGTTCTATCCCCTTGACTTGtcagacttctttttttccaatgatttctttaaaataacagctgtattgagatataattcacatactgtaaagttcaccattttaaagtgtgtaattcagcggtttcagtatattcacaaggttgtgcattGATCACCACTATGtaattctaaaacatttttacCACCCCAAAAAAATCCCCATAGCCATTAACAGTCATTTTCCATTCCCCCAGGTGCCTCTgccccagccccttcccaccATTAATCTACTTTTAGTGTCTAAGGATTTCCCTATTCTGAATAGTTTATATAGATTGAATGATATTTCTGTGGcattttgagtctggcttctttcccttagcgtaatgtcttcaagattcatccatactgggaattccctggcggtccaatggttaggactccacactttcactgccgagggcacgggctcagttcctggtcagggaacttagatccccacaagctgcatgacgtggccaaaaaaaaaattaaaaaaaagattcatccGTACTGTAGCATAAAAcaaaacttcattccttttcatggccagataatatttcactgtatggatataccacattttgtctatTCATCAATTGATAGAAATTTGGGGTGTTTCTACTTtgtagctattatgaataatgctgctaatgaacatatgtgtggatgtatgttttcagttctcttggatatatacctaggatgGAATTTGTAGGTCATATGATAAATctacgtttaactttttgaagaaccgccagactgttttccaaagtggcagtACCACAGATGTGGGATTTAAATCCAGGTCCGCCCATGGGGATAACAATGACAACAACCATTTCATGTGTACCTACTGTGGGCACATATTAATTGCCTGCTCTCATGGCATCCGgcgcttggcacatagtaggtgctcagcaaatgttGCTTGTTTGAATGAATGGGTGATGACATGCCCATGGGGACCAAGCAGAAACATGACTGAGGGGAGGTAGTCTGGTGTAACCTGGCAGAGGTAGGCACTCTGTGTCATCTGGAGGGCAGCCATACTCAGTTCTGGCTAATTGTGGCCATGCTTGAATTTCAAGCTCATCATTTCATGCATGATCTCTATTAGACCTCACAGTAATCCTATGGAAGAGGTATGAATGTCCCCATTTTATGGAAGAGAATACTGAGTTTCCAAAAGATTAGGTCCCTTGCCCAGAatcagtggtagagccaggatctgaacctGAGCAGGTGCCTCCAGAGTCCAGGGCAGCTTTCCAGGGATTTGTGTGCAACGGGCTGCAGACTGGTGGTCTGGCTGCTGCACAGTGGTTCTTAGACGTTTTGAAGTGGttaccaacatttaaaaactagGCCGCTTCACATTTTACAAGTCAGAATTGCCAGTTAATCTGTAAAACTCGTATCAGGCTGAATTtgaatatcacacacacacagagaccaccaccaccaccaggtgAGATGCACCTGGCTGCCTACACCCAGTCCCATTCCTGCTTGGTCCTTTGGGCATTTCATCATCCATTCTTTCATCCAGCCATTCATTCACCCACTCTGGGCtgagtatgtgccaggcattccTCTAGGCACTGACAACCCAGCAGTAAACAATACAGACACAAATCTCTACCCTTGTGGATCTTAAATTCTTTCTGGAGaatcagaaaataagtaaataaataaaatgtataggaTGTCAGAGAGTGAAAAGTATtatgaagaaaagacagagaaaaaggaaaggaagtatTGGGGCCTTTTTttctcttacctttttttttttttttttgcggtacgcgggcctctcactgttgtggcctctcccgttgaggagcacaggctccggacgcgcaggctcagcggccatggctcacgggcccagccgctccgcggcatgtggtatcttcccggaccggggcactaacccgtgtcccctgcatcggcaggcggactctcaaccactgcaccaccagggaggccccctctcttaactttttatttggaaaatgtttaaagaacGTTACAATGAACTCCTTATACACTGCACTTAGATTCACCAATTGTTAACACATGTTttatctctacacacacacacacacacacacacacacacacacacacacacacattggttttctgtttgtttttttgttgatctatttgaaaataagttgtaGATCTCATGACTCTTCacctctaaatacttcagtgtatatCTCCCAAGAACAAGGACAGTGTCCTATGTTATTATATTACTGTTATCACACCTATAAAAATTAACACTGAAttcataatattatttaataaaaagtcCATATTCAGATTACCCCAAAATATCTTTTATAtctataaagtatttttattaaagattCAGTTAATGTTCATGCGTTGCATTTGGTTGTTATACCTCCTTAATCTCTTTTAATCTAGCATAGCCTAGGATGtagttttgaaggtagagccaacagaATTGCTGATTGGATGCTGAGTGTAAAGGAAAGAGAGGACTTCCAAGGGTCGGGACTGAGTAGTGGAAGGATGCATTTCCATGTGCTGAAATGAGGAACACCATGGCAGAAACACATTTGAGGAGGAAGATGAGATTTTAAGTTTGAGGTGTCCACTCAACATCATACTAGAGATGTGAGGTTAGCAGTTATGAGTCTGGAGGTATCCATGCTGGAGATGTAAAATAAACACAGACAAGCTTTGATAatcaggtggtcagggaaggcccttCTGGGGAGGTGCATTTGTGCAATGAATGAAGAGAGGGGCGAGCCGTCTTTTctggggaaaagcattccaggtgagggaacagcaggtgcaaagtcCCTGAGTCTGGACAGAGCTTGGCAAGTTGGAGGAACAGCAGGGAGTCTGGTGTGTCTGCAGTGGAGTcagcaagagggagggaagagtgaAGTCAGAGAGATCAACAGGGAACAGAGCAtgtcagagcagtggttctcggCCCTGTTTGCCTGTTTGCCTGTTTGAAGGGAGCCAATGTCCCCTTTCTCCTACAAATATTTTCCTATGCCCACTTTACTctctgaaattatatatataatatgtctatttgtataaataaaaaacatatctggggcttccctcgtggcacagtagttaagaatccgcctgccaatgcaggggacacgggtttgatccctggtccgggaagatcccacatgccgcggagcaactaagcccgtgtgccacaagtactgagcctacgctctagagctcgtgagccacaactactgaagcccgtgtgccacaactactgaagcccacgcgcctagagcctgtgctccacaacaagagaagccaccaaattgagaagcccgcgcatcgcaaggaagagtagagaaagcccgcgcacagcaacgaagacccaacgcagacataaataaataaataaatgaatgaatgaaaataaatttattttttaaaaaatctataagatttttagggcttccctggtggcgcggtggttgggagtccgcctgccgatgcaggggacacgggttcgttccccggtctggggagcggctgggcccgtgagccatggccgatgagcctgcgcgtccggagcctgtgctccgcagcgggagaggccacaggagtgagaagcccacgtactgcaaaaaaaaaaaaaaaaaatctataagattttttaaaatttatttacatttatttatttatttttggctgcgttgggtcttcgttgctgtgcgggctttctctagttgcagcgagcgggggcttcttctcattggggagcacgggctctaggtgcgtgggcttcagtagttgtggcacgcgggctcagtagttgtggcacgcaggctcagtagttgtggctcgcgggctctagagctcaggctcagtagttgtggcgcacgggcttagttgctccgtggcatgtgggatcgtcccggaccagggttcgaacctgttgtcccctgcattggcaggtggattcttaaccactgcgccaccagggaagccctataagatttttaacaattttattgagatataattcacataaataCATGTgacccatttaaagtgtgcagttcAACGGCTTTATTATATTCAGAGTCCGGCATCCATCGCCGCAatcaatttcagaacatttcacTTCCTCAAAAGGAAACCTTGATCCCCTTAGCTATCACCCCTCAATCCTCccagctctccccaccccagccctaagccaccactaatctactttgtctctatagatttgcctattctgaacattcatggaaatggaattatacagtatgtggtcTGTTGTGCCTCACTTCGTTCATGCAGCATAATATTTtctaggctcatccatgttgtagcatgcatcagtccttcatttcatttaaattggttgccaaataatactccattgtacggATGTACATTTTCTATATCCCATaagactttcaaataaaggagAGATGAAAGGAAGGTTATTTGTTATAAAATAAGGtgaattttaatatgtaaatactCAGCCAGGGCCACagtagaaataaataatgaaacagtcAGCTGCTCACACCTAACGTggcctgagtgagacagagcGTAGTATTGGAGACTTAAATGATACAGGCATTACTCCGAtgtcatgattttcttttttttaattgaagtatagttgatttacagtgttgtgttaatttctgccgtacagcaaagtgattcagttatacatatatatacattcccttttatattcttttccattatggtttatgacaggatattgaatatagtttcctgtgctatacaggaggacctttttgtttatccattctatatataatagcttgcatgATGTCATCGTTTTCGAAAATGATGAACGACTCTTGGTAAAGTTCAGAACAAAATAAAGTACAATCTTCCCTTGATTTGCCAATAGTTACATCCCTGGAAATTTCAGTAGATCTTAAAacctgcaaaagaaaaaactacttgGTACTTACATGTATCATGGGACTCAGTTCTGGCTGCAAGATTTATAAACAGACTTCTCACCAACATGAATGTCCAGGGGGACATTCAAAAGTCGTACAGGACCTGAGACTGTTCTTCATTGTGAGGAACGGACTCACATTACCGGGTGCAAACATCCCTGACCCTGCCCACTGCATGCCCGCATCTGTCCCCAGTTATTGCAGACAACCAAAGCCACTCCCACAATTTTCCTAACACCCCCAGGGTCTGGCTTGGGGGTGGAAAGGAGAGGCAGCGATGAAAGCTTCAGAGGGTAGAATCCACAGGTCTGAGGGGACGTGAGAAGGATTGAGAAGGAGGAATTTGTGTGTAAAAATGCTCTTGGAGATGTGAAAGGAGACGTTTGGTTTTGAAATATCCCTACTGGACTCAGGATTgatacgggggcttccctggtggcgcagtggttaagaatccgcctgccaatgcaggggacatgggttcgagccctggtccgggaagatcccacatgccacggaacagctaagcccgtgagccacaactactgagcctgcactctacagtctgcatgccacaactactgcgcccacgtgccacaactactgaagcccgcgcacctagagcccatgctccacaacaagagaagtcacggcaatgagaagcccacgcaccgcaacgaagagtagcccccgctcgccgcaactaaaagaaagcccgcgcacagcgacgaggacccaaagcagccaaaaataaaaaataaataaatttattaaaaaatgatccGGTTTGTAGCTGCAAAGGATGGGCTGCTCTACAACTGAGAAGGGGGACCCTCATATGTAAGTGACCAattttctccatcttctctgATGTAAGCTTTTTTTATcatcattttgcagataagacaACTATATTAGATTGCTAgagctgtcataacaaagtaccacgaactgggtggcttaaacaacagaaactcattgtctcacaattctggaggctagaaatctgaactCAAGGCATCGGCAgtgctggtttcttctgaggcctctgtccttggcttgtagatagccattgtctctctgcctttttttttgcggggCAGGGGCCCCGCGCCACACAGCTTgcaagatctcagttccctggacgagcgattgaacctgggccacggcagtgaaagcctggaatcctaaccactaggccaccagggagctccccctctctgtcttcacgtggtcctccccctgtgtgtgtctgtgtcctaatctcctcttcttataaggacaccaaccatattggattagggtccaccctaatgacctcacttaaccttaaatgcctctttaaagaccctatctccataTACAATCATATTCTGAGGTATTAGGGGTTatgacttcaacatgtgaattggggtgggaggggacagcAATTCAGCTCATAACGACAATGAAGAGCTTAAGCGAGGTGACCACGTCATAGGGTGGAAAGCACAATGGAGCAGGAATCCACGAGGCTGGATTTCAGTTCCTTTGCTGTCTGGGTGACCTTGGGGCAAGTCCCTTCACCTCTTAGGCCTCAAGTggctcatctgcaaagtgagacTAATGATACCTTTTCTGGGGCTGGGAATCGGAGTACTTAATGATATAGAAGGACATGGGCACCAGTGCAAGATTGGAGAGAGGTCCTGGAGGGCTCCCACTGGGTTAGTCTTTCAGCTTCTAGGTGCCGGATGGAAGGGAGGTCCCAGATGGAAGGGAGGTCCCAGGGGTCTCAGGAACAGGGTGGCTGAGAGGCTACTAAGGAGAGATGGAGTactagctccttttttttttaccaatgaatatggaaatatttcaatatttctaaCCAGTAGAATCATACTGGTGCATATCAAGGGGGCGTGCTGGGCCTGATTTTGGACATTTGAGAGCAGGGGTGGGAAATGACTTGAGATGGCCAGTCTTAGACTAACGTTGCCTTTCAGTGTCCGATTACCCCCCTAAAGACCCTCCCTCTGGCTCCCCACGCAGGCCAAGCTGATCGTCCCCAACAGCACGGCGGGCCTGATCATCGGCAAGGGGGGCGCGACAGTGAAAGCCGTGATGGAACAGTCGGGTGCTTGGGTGCAGCTGTCCCAGAAGCCGGAGGGCATCAACCTGCAGGAGCGCGTGGTGACGGTCAGCGGCGAACCGGAGCAGGTGCACAAGGCCGTGAGCGCCATCGTGCAGAAGGTACAGGAAGATCCCCAGAGCAGCAGCTGCCTGAATATCAGCTACGCCAACGTGGCTGGCCCTGTGGCCAACTCCAACCCCACCGGCTCGCCATACGCCAGCCCCGCGGATGTGCtgcccgccgctgccgccgcctcgGCCGCTGCCGCCTCTGGCCTGCTGGGCCCGGCGGGGTTGGCGGGCGTGGGAGCCTTTCCTGCCGCCCTGCCTGCCTTCTCGGGCACCGACCTGCTGGCCATCAGCACGGCGCTTAACACGCTGGCCAGTTACGGCTACAACACCAACTCCCTCGGCCTGGGCCTCAACTCGGCCGCAGCCTCTGGGGTCCTGGCCGCCGTGGCCGCCGGTGCCAaccctgccgccgccgccgccgccaatCTCCTGGCATCCTACGCCGGGGAAGCAGGGGCCGGGCCAGCGGGCGGAGctgctccacccccacccccgccacctgGAGCCCTGGGGTCCTTCGCCTTGGCCGCGGCCGCCAACGGCTACCTCGGGGccggggcgggcggcggggcgggcggAGGGGGTGGCCCGCTTGTGGCCGCTGCAGCCGCAGCGGGGGCGGCTGGGGGCTTCCTGACGGCGGAGAAGTTGGCGGCTGAGAGCGCCAAGGAGCTGGTGGAGATTGCGGTGCCTGAGAACCTGGTGGGAGCCATCCTGGGCAAGGGGGGCAAGACGTTGGTGGAGTACCAGGAGCTGACAGGCGCCCGCATCCAGATCTCCAAGAAGGGAGAGTTCCTGCCAGGCACGCGGAACCGGCGGGTCACCATCACCGGCAGCCCCGCGGCCACGCAAGCCGCTCAATACCTCATCAGCCAGCGGGTCACCTACGAGCAGGGAGTGAGGGCCTCAAACCCCCAGAAAGTGGGATGAGGCCTGTGGTGTGTGCTCCCACCCGGCTCCCTGtccctccttttcctcccctccccctcctcctcccccctccccctcccctgccccccaactcCTGACCTCAGCTCGGTAGAGTCCTGCTCCTCTTGGGATGGGGCTGGGGTAGGCCTGACTGCACCCTCCCTTTCTGGTAGTCATAGGCAGGATTGAGTGATGGCTGGGGATGGGGCCCAGaagctccctccccagccctgaactgaccccttcttccttcctccctatgCTTGACTGGGCCTGACCCTCCTCTCCCAGGGCCCAGGTCTGTGTGATATCTGTATATATTGCATTTTGTTgattttaatagaaaacaaagcgttattttctctttctttccctcctttttttcccctcctttgataaggattcccccccccccccgcccctttataagtttttgtttccatatgggaggaggggagggagcctcTGGGTCACCTAGAAAGAGGGGCTGTCCCAAAACAACACCCTGCCTCTCCTGCTTTCAGCTCCGGATCTGAGGGACCTGATGGGAGCAGAGGTAGCAGAGGAGTCTGAGTTGAAGTGGGACATTTGGAGCAGGGACCTCAGAGTTCCCAGATTTTCTCAGCTACTCTCCCCTCACTGAAGTTGCCCCTCCTAGGTGggacttttcacttttttgttgtCAGGTTGTATGGGGGGAGGGGTGCGGTGCTGCTGGGAATGAGGCCGGCTCTGGGATTGGGCCAGTCCGGTGGGCAAGGCTCTGGCACAAGGCTGGAACAACTTCCTATGGCATCTCCTATGGTTTTTCCTTGAGTAATGGGCATGAAGGTCCCTGTCGTGCTGTCACTGAGTCAAGTACTTTCTGGGGTGCTTCTGGCACTCCCTATGATGTCACAGGAAGTAGTTCCCTGGAGGTCACTTCCTGTGATGATAGGAGAGACAGGTACTTCTTATGATGTCTCAATGAGCCTTCCTGGAAGGTTACTTCATGATATCATGGGGGCGTGCACTTCCTGTGGTGTCTCCAGGTTACTTCCTATGATGTCACCAGGGTGAGGCATGCACTTCCTGTATCAGGCCATGGCCAGTCACTGATCCTCCTTCTCTACCCACACCCCTCTTTGGTGGGTCTTGGCCTGGCGGTCTTCCTAGGAGGAGAATAAGGGGTGGGAGTTGGATCTAATCTGGAGGACTCTAAGGAAGAAGACCCACTATTGTCAGGGTCATCTCCATGCAAATGTACCAAGTCTGAACTCAcctggcagggagggggtgggagatggaGCTGGTGAAAACTGTTAAAGACCCTCATTCCCACCCCTGCCTTTTGTGTGCATGCTTGTGTCTGCGTGGCTTTGTTTCATTAAGTCTGGTGGGCCAAATGTATGGTGGCTCTGTCAGGCCACGGTGGCCCAGGTGTATTCAGTGAGCCATGGTAGGGTCCCTTGAGCCGGAATGCTTCGTGTAGTCTAATGCATTAGTTGACTTGTGGTTTCCAGCAAGCTGGAGTACTTTGGTGGTATCTGATGGATTGGAATGTTTTGGTGCTCTCACCAGGCTCTGAGGATCTAGAATGTTCTAATGGAGTTTGCCAAGCCAGGCAGCCCTGAGAGTTGGTTTGAGAGTGGCTCCCTGGGCACTGCGGCTGTGATCAGCTCTAAGGCCTTGTTGGCAGGCTGAGATGTCGGGGC
It includes:
- the NOVA2 gene encoding RNA-binding protein Nova-2, with the translated sequence MEPEAPDSRKRPLETPPEVVCTKRSNTGEEGEYFLKVLIPSYAAGSIIGKGGQTIVQLQKETGATIKLSKSKDFYPGTTERVCLVQGTAEALNAVHSFIAEKVREIPQAMTKPEVVNILQPQTTMNPDRAKQAKLIVPNSTAGLIIGKGGATVKAVMEQSGAWVQLSQKPEGINLQERVVTVSGEPEQVHKAVSAIVQKVQEDPQSSSCLNISYANVAGPVANSNPTGSPYASPADVLPAAAAASAAAASGLLGPAGLAGVGAFPAALPAFSGTDLLAISTALNTLASYGYNTNSLGLGLNSAAASGVLAAVAAGANPAAAAAANLLASYAGEAGAGPAGGAAPPPPPPPGALGSFALAAAANGYLGAGAGGGAGGGGGPLVAAAAAAGAAGGFLTAEKLAAESAKELVEIAVPENLVGAILGKGGKTLVEYQELTGARIQISKKGEFLPGTRNRRVTITGSPAATQAAQYLISQRVTYEQGVRASNPQKVG